The genomic DNA GGCGATCGGCTCATACGAAACGGTCGCAATTCACACCGGTCTCCCGACGCTCTTCGACGGGTACTTTCCACGCGTCTCCCATCTGCTCGCGGCTGGAACGGCGACAATGCTTGTGTTCGCTCTCGGATTTCGATTGCTCCCGCGATTTCTGGTCGCATCCCCACCCCTGTGGCTCGTCGTCCTCGTGCTTCCAGCGGGCGCACTCGGACCGCTACTCCTCGCAACGACGCTCGGCAGCAGTAGTGCTTGGTTCACACTCGGCGCGGTCATCGAAGCCTTGGCTATGATCGGATTCACACTTACATACGCGGTGTTATTCGTTCGGTCGGACCGCCGACGTGTCGGATTTTACGGCGTGCTCGCCGGTGCAGGGAGTGGGGTATTAGCGATCACACTGGGACTGTCGTTCGCGTTCGGCCACCTTTCGCCGTCGTTGGCGCTCGCTCACTTCCGACTCAACGTGCTCGGCTTTCTGGGACTCACCATCATCGGCGTCGCATACCAATTCTATCCTCCCGCTATCGGGACTTTTCGTGGGGCGTCCAATCACGCCGCCTTGCTTTCTATCGGATGCCTTGCTGGTGGTCTTCTCAACCAAGTGGTTGGCCTTGTCGGTCAACTGAGGCTCATGATTCTGTCCGGAGAGCTACTGACGCTCATCGGAACAGTTGTATATGTCTACCAGATTATCGCTGTATTCCACGCACGGTGATGTGCGATGTACACTTGGAATAAAGTTCGATAGCTGTTCCAAAACCACTATACTGCGGTGCTTGGTCGTTTCATAGATGGTTTCGGCATGGGTGTACCTCATCGTTGCAGCAGTGCTTGAAACCGGCTGGACAATCGGCCTTGAGTACTCCGACGGATTCACGAAGCCCGTACCGGGTGTCGCCACCATTGTCTCGATGGCGATTAGCGTGGTGCTTTTATAGGAATTAGCACTGGTTTTCGGAGTTCTCCCATCACAGGTTATCGACTAGTTAGAGCTGGCGTGCGAGATACAGAGGCTGTATTCAGCAATCCACCGCCTTTTGTTTCACACGGTTCTATTGAATCCGCAGACGGCAGCGGGATAGGTCGCCAGCATCACGGGGTTGAAGCAGGAGAATGTTGTTGTGCAGAAGACACTCTTCCGCTTCGTCAAGCAAGCTGTCTCGATCGCACGAAAGCTCACCGATGCAGCGCTCATGGAGATTAGCGATCCCACCGGCAACGGAGTTGCCGGCTGGAAGCACGCCGTCCTGCACTTTCTCCGCGTTCACATGGATGCGACGCTCAGCGAAGTCCTCGACTGGGCCGAGGAGATGGAGCGAGTGCGAGCCGGAGTGATCAGCGCAACGTTTGGATAGTAGGGAGTAGGGCTGCATCTAAGAGGCGAAAAATCGAACGACAGTACTACGTTCGCTAACTCTACTCGCCGACCAGCATTCATTTCTTACGCAGACCACTCTTGCTGGAGTGCTTCGCCCGCCTGGCCCTTCGAGCGCGCTTCGAGGTAGTTACCGAGCGTGATGAACACGAGGATCAGCGCGGCGGTGTCGAAGTACAGACTCCCCGCGAGCAGCCCCAGAAGTACGACGACCGAGTAGAGATACGCGGTCGAGGACCCGAGCGCGATCAGTACGTCCATGTTCGCCATCCGGTTTTTGATGAGGGCCTTGTAGGCGTTCTCGTAGAACGGTCGGCCGAGCACGATCTGTACCGGGGTCGCAAGCAGGAACTCCACCCAGCCGAACTCCACACCGAGGATCGTCTCCGGGAGCGCCCCGCCACCGAGCACGAGCTTCTCGACCATGAACGCGATCAGCGGGATCGAGAGTGCTGCGCCAAACAGCGTGAGCCGGAGCTGCCGACGGATTTCCTCGTTCCGAGCGGTGTCGCGGCTGTCCTGTTCGGACTCGCCACTATCATCCTCGCGCACGGGCGAGTAGCCAGCGCTCTCGATCGCGTCGTAGAGTTGCTCGCGAGAGACTTCGGCCGGATTGTACTCGACGTTCGCCTCGTCAGTCGCGTAATTGACTTCCGCCGAGATCACGCCAGGGACGTCTTCGAGCGCCGTTTCGTTGGTGTCGGCGCAGTTCGAGCACGTCATATCCGCAATTCCGATGGAGATTGACGTGCTCATTCAATGCCCTTGCTCCTCAGATACCTCGGTTCAAACTCCGGATAGACTTGTGATACGAAAGTAGACCTAATAGAAACTCTATCGATGCACTGACGAGCCTGGTTCCGGGATCCACGCCGAGATCCTCACAGATTCGTCAATCGCTTATTATCAAGGACCTTCATGAAACGGAAGAGCGTCTTGCGCAACGTGTGACTACGTTTCCGCTTCGGTCGTTCGAACGGTCAGCACTGGTATCGGTGACGTTCGCACTAACTTTTCGGTGACACTCCCCAGCATATACCGGTCGAATCCAGTTCGACCATGTGTACCGACGACAATGAGGTCCACATCGTGCTCGTCGATGTACGCAAGAATCTCGCCATGGATCGATGTTCCGAGTACAACTGACCCGGAAACGGGGTCGACCGAAGCATCCGTTGCGAACTCCGTGGCGTCCTCAACGATCTCGGTCGCGTTCTCTTCGAGGAACTTCATCTGCATCTGGATGCGAACATCGACTCCGAGGCTCGTGACATCGACGACCGACAGCAGATGAAGTGCGGCCGTCTCTTCAGTCGCCACGTCGACGCCAGTCTCGAGAGCTTCCCTCGCGCAGTCGCTCCCGTCGGTCGGAACCAGTACGTTTCGATACGGATGAGTGACTGTGACATCGCTATCCGGTCGAATCGTGAGCACGGGGATATCCGCCCGCCTGACGACACGCTCGGTGGTGCTGCCGATCAGGAGCCGTTCGAGACCCTGACGCCCATGTGTGGGCATGGCGATGACGTCGACATCGCGCAACTCGGCATAATCGAGGATCGTGCTATATGGCTCCCCCTGGAGTACTTCTGTAACAGTAGTGACTCCACGCTGGTGAGCACGGTCAGCGGCATCGCGAACGATCCGTTCACCCTCCTCTTCGAGGACATCGATGACATCGCCTTGAATTTGGATAACGCTATCCCGTGTCGTATCCGCGACGTGGAGGATGTGAACCGTTGCATCATGCGCCGCAGCGATATCGAGAACGTGATCGAAGGCGGCTGTTGCTCCGTTACTCCCATCGGTAGGGAGAAGGATCGTCTCAAACATGCGAGATTCTACTAGCCATCACCAATTAAGGATTTTCCGGCCAGCGAGAGTTGCCATCCTCTGGCGGGAGGGGAAAGGGAAGCCCTTGCGCCGATAGACGAGAAATCGGGCGACCGTCGCCCAGTCGTTCAAATCGACTTGCCTGCTGCCGGAGCCGACGAGGTAGAAAAATAGAGTCACGAGTCACCGTCGAACCGAAATGGCATCGGGCGTAGCGCGGGCGTACCCTTCGGTCAGGAGTCCCAACACCCCGACGCTCTGACTCGACAAGGACCCACGAATCGACTCTTCGTCTATCCGAACCTACCGTGTGCGCCCAGTTCATCGGTGGTCATCGGTTCGCCTGCTCTCGC from Halococcus salifodinae DSM 8989 includes the following:
- a CDS encoding DMT family transporter, whose protein sequence is MVSAWVYLIVAAVLETGWTIGLEYSDGFTKPVPGVATIVSMAISVVLL
- a CDS encoding universal stress protein codes for the protein MFETILLPTDGSNGATAAFDHVLDIAAAHDATVHILHVADTTRDSVIQIQGDVIDVLEEEGERIVRDAADRAHQRGVTTVTEVLQGEPYSTILDYAELRDVDVIAMPTHGRQGLERLLIGSTTERVVRRADIPVLTIRPDSDVTVTHPYRNVLVPTDGSDCAREALETGVDVATEETAALHLLSVVDVTSLGVDVRIQMQMKFLEENATEIVEDATEFATDASVDPVSGSVVLGTSIHGEILAYIDEHDVDLIVVGTHGRTGFDRYMLGSVTEKLVRTSPIPVLTVRTTEAET